AAAATACGCGACTCAGGAAGAAGCACGGCAGGAAATGTCGCGCTATCAGGCCGAGGCGGGACTAGTCCCGCAGGACGTACAGTTCATTCCCGAGTCAAGCAGCACCGGAGCAGGTGGCGGACGTAGCCGTGTGCTCGTCGCCGATGGTGTGGAAAAGCAACCGGCAGAAGATCTCCGTGTCGAGTTGCTGAATCTCGGCTTTGTTCCCGTGGATGTCGAAGAAGGACCAAACGGGTATCAGGTGTTCGCCGGGCCAGCCTTCCCCGATTCCAACGATGCCCAGCAAATGGCCGAGGAACTGAGAGGAACAGGCTTCCTCATGGCAGAGGTTCGTCAGGTGCAGAAATCGGCTGCCCAGAATCTGGATGCCACGACGATGGGCGCCAGCGCCACATCCGAAGAGCGCGAGAAAGCCAAGCAGTTCCTCCAGACGATTCAGGATGTCGAGGCGGGCACCAAGACGTACGAGCAACTTGCCCAAGAGCGGAGAGACAACGAACTGCTCTCGGATGAAGTCATCGGAATGCTCAAGGAAGTGCAGCAGAGCCGCGAGGAAGATCAGAAGCGCGATCGGCAAGTCACGCAAGTCCTTACCGAAATGGAACTGCTGATCGGGCAGAAAAAATGGGATCAAGCATTGGCGAAGCTAGAGGATCTAAAGCGACTTCGCCCCGATCACCCGCTTATCCCCATCAAGGATCAGTCCATTCGGGAGGCGCGAGATCGCGACCAATTGGCTCAGCAGTCTCCAGAAACGCGCTTCGCGACTTTGCAGCAACAAGCTCAACAAGAAGAGCAGCGTGGTAACCTCGATCAGGCGCTCTCCATTTGGGACAAGGTGAAGACCGAAGCGCGCGAGGGGCCATTCTACGAAGAAGCCCGTCGCAACATCGTTCGCCTGCAGGAAGCAATCGCTGAACGTGGCGGCCCTGAACGCCCGGTTGCCGATGAGGGCAATGAATCAAACCTCAAACTCTACATTATCATCGGTGCCGTAGCGACCTTGGCGATCATGTTCGTCATCGTTCTGGCGATGGTCATGAGCAAGAACCGCAAGCGTGACGAAGAACTTCTTCGCCAGGTTGAGGAACTTACGCACACGCGGGACAAGGGCAAGAAGGGCTCATCCGGGAAACCTGGAGCGAAGGCCGCCGGCGCGGACAAGAAGCACAAGGAAGCAGCCAAGAAGGACGGCGCTCCCGCTGCTTCCACATCGAGCGTTTCCGACAGCGATCGGATTCGCCCGGGAACGATCTCGCCGGCACCTGCTGGCGCCAAGGCGGCACCTGCTGCAGAGAAGCCTGCGAAACCAGCGGGACCGACGCCGACGCCTCGCCCTGGCGAGGAGGAAGGTTTGAAGCTCGACTTCCTGTTTGGCGACGAGAAGGCCGGCGAACAGGCAGCCGTCGCACCGAAGGACTCGGGAAACCAGTCCTCCACCGAATTCGTCGTCCCGCCGCCCCCCGAGCAACCCCCCGGTGAAGCGCCGAAGGGTGCGGACAAAGCCCCAGCCGAGGAGAAGCCGGCTGCAACGGCCCAGGTCGATGCCTCAGTCCTTTACGCACAGAACTTCGAAGATGAAGAGGCCGGCAAGACCCCGAAGAACTGGCGTGGTCACTACGACTATGCGAACCTCGTGATCCACAATGGCGGCCACGGCAATGGTTCCAGCAAGTGCCTGCGCTTCGAGAAGAAGTCGGGCATTGGCAGCGCTTACTACTCCTGCCGCTTCCCGGACGCCCAGGGCCGAATCGGCGTAGAATTCGATCTGCGTTGCGACGACAAGAACAAGTACCTGCTCGGCTTTTACATCGAGAAGGATGAGGACTTCCGCCAGTCGGTTCATACGATCGTCCATCGTACCAGCTCCAGCGCCAGCCCGACCTTGCGCATCCAGGGCGAGCCGACCCCGTACGAATTTGGCAAGTGGTGCCACGTCCGATTCGAGATCGATCTGCCCCGCCATATCATCGACGGATTCGTCAACGACGAGGCGATCGCGACCGGCGTGCGGCTCAACTCTTGCCCGAAGGTCATCAACACGCTGTCCATCCGCGATAACCTCGCGACGACCGGCGTACTCTTGATCGACAATATCAAGATCTACAAACTCTGACCGCCACAAGACTGAGAACAGGCATCGAGGCGCGGCGTCGGCCGCGCCTCTGCTTGATTAACGGGGGGCGATCCGAGAGCCTCACCCGCCTCCCAAGGCTTGACCCTGCCGGTCGGCCTTTGGAAGATGCACCACGATTGCTCCCGGAGGACGCTGATTTGGCTACGCCCGATGCACTGGACAGATTGAGAAACAACATCGCGTCGGTGATACGCGGCAAGGACGAGGTCATCGAGCTCTGTCTCGTTGCCCTGATGGCCCGCGGGCACCTCCTGCTGGAAGACGTCCCCGGCGTCGGCAAGACCACGCTCGCCTCCCTGCTGGCAGGATCGATCAATTGCACCTTCCAGCGGATCCAGTTCACCAGCGACCTCCTCCCCTCGGACATCCTGGGCATCACAATCTACAACCAAAATCAGCACGAGTTCGAGTTCAAACCCGGGCCGCTCTTTGCGAATGTCGTCCTTGCCGATGAGATCAATCGCACGACCCCCAAAACACAATCTGCCCTGCTCGAGGCGATGAACAATGCGCGCGTCTCGATGGACGGCCATTCCCACGCGATGCCCGAGCCGTTCATCGTCCTCGCAACGCAGAACCCGCTCGAATTCCACGGCACATTCCCTCTGCCAAA
This genomic window from bacterium contains:
- a CDS encoding SPOR domain-containing protein, which gives rise to MIAQIRRPAILLAVCLMGMAGLASAQESLYTDSFNGPAGTRPQNWEIYGATGPSFWFIQDGQFNSGNGDNFDPGYTWAIIDQPGSEDWTDYSISVDFWMPQQVGRVSLALRWKDPGNFYYANLLASRFNQKVEISKYVGGQTPADAMAEAESPSQLQLPKFNQATGPAESHRFEFRAVGNQLSVYLDGQQVLSAVDSTFSSGGAGVGQWYNQVYFDNVVVTAIGDTGIGAVTSSSVPSGPSASNGSGPVTPGVYRLEMAFQLSKQEADDLVSSLSDFPDVEAVQDSDGRYSVYLGKYATQEEARQEMSRYQAEAGLVPQDVQFIPESSSTGAGGGRSRVLVADGVEKQPAEDLRVELLNLGFVPVDVEEGPNGYQVFAGPAFPDSNDAQQMAEELRGTGFLMAEVRQVQKSAAQNLDATTMGASATSEEREKAKQFLQTIQDVEAGTKTYEQLAQERRDNELLSDEVIGMLKEVQQSREEDQKRDRQVTQVLTEMELLIGQKKWDQALAKLEDLKRLRPDHPLIPIKDQSIREARDRDQLAQQSPETRFATLQQQAQQEEQRGNLDQALSIWDKVKTEAREGPFYEEARRNIVRLQEAIAERGGPERPVADEGNESNLKLYIIIGAVATLAIMFVIVLAMVMSKNRKRDEELLRQVEELTHTRDKGKKGSSGKPGAKAAGADKKHKEAAKKDGAPAASTSSVSDSDRIRPGTISPAPAGAKAAPAAEKPAKPAGPTPTPRPGEEEGLKLDFLFGDEKAGEQAAVAPKDSGNQSSTEFVVPPPPEQPPGEAPKGADKAPAEEKPAATAQVDASVLYAQNFEDEEAGKTPKNWRGHYDYANLVIHNGGHGNGSSKCLRFEKKSGIGSAYYSCRFPDAQGRIGVEFDLRCDDKNKYLLGFYIEKDEDFRQSVHTIVHRTSSSASPTLRIQGEPTPYEFGKWCHVRFEIDLPRHIIDGFVNDEAIATGVRLNSCPKVINTLSIRDNLATTGVLLIDNIKIYKL